TCTCCGTCTCCGAACTGGATACGACCGGCACGACGCAATACCGGCTGACGGCCAAATCCATGGTCCATTACGAGGACGACGAAAACAGCGACCTGACGCTGCCCGCCGTGCGCATGTTCCAGCCGCAGAAGCCGACCGTGACCGCCACGGCGCAGCGCGGCACGGTGAACGGCGACGTGTCGATCGTCGATCTGTACGACAACGCCCGCATCCTGCGCGCCGCCGGTTTCGGCGATCCGCAGATGCAGGCGGATTCGCAGCATTTTCGCGTGCTGGTGAACGACGATGTCATCGAAACGGAAAAGCCGGTTAAACTTCAGCGCGGTCCGTCGGTGATGACCGCCAACGGCATGAACTACAACAACGTCACCCGGGAAATGAAGCTCTTCGGTAACGTGCGCGGCGCGATCGCGGCCACGGATATCAATGGCGGCTCCTCCAAGTGAACCCGGGATTCCATCCTGATCTTGACTGCATGAACCACAGCTTCCCTCGTCCCGATGGCGGCCCCGCGCGCGCAACGTTCGCGCATCGCACCACCGCGCGCGTGAGGCGTGTGATGCGGGCCGCGCTGGCCGCCGCCGCCCTCGTCGCGCTGCCGCTCGCGTGCTTCGCGCCGGCCGCGCACGCCGAAAAGGCGGACCGCGACAAGCCGCTCAACATCGAAGCGGACAACATGTCTTACGACGACCTGAACCAGAAGAACGTCTTCACCGGTCACGTGGTCGCCACCAAGGGCACGATCGTCATCAAGGCGGATCGCGTGGATGTCACGCAAGATCCGCAGGGCTATCAGTACGCGACCGGTACGTCCGCCGGCAACAATCTTTCGTACTTCCGCCAGAAGCGCGACGGCGTGGACGAGTACATCGAAGGCAATGCCGTGCGTATCGACTATGACGGCAAGAACGACTTCACGAAACTCACGACGCGCGCCGTGGTGCGCCGCCTGCAAGGACTGACGACAGTGCAGGACGAAGTGCGCGGCAGCGTCATTACTTACGACGGGCAGAAGGACTTCTACACCGCGAGCGCCGGGAAGGACGTGGCGAGCCCGGGCAATCCGAGCGGTCGTGTCCGCGCCATGCTCGCGCCTCGTTCCGGCGGCGCCGCGCCGCTCAACGGCTCGCCTGCCGCGCTCGCGCCGTCGAACACCATTCAAGGAACGCCGCAGCAGTGAACGCGCCCGCCACGCCCCAAAGCAAGCCGAACGGCAAGTCGAGTTCGCTCGCCGTCCGCAACCTGAAGAAGCGGTACGGTTCGCGCACCGTCGTGAAGGACGTCTCGCTCGACGTGAAGAGCGGCGAAGTGGTCGGTCTGCTCGGCCCGAACGGCGCGGGCAAGACCACGTCGTTCTATATGATCGTCGGCCTCGTGCCGCTCGACGCCGGCGAGATCGACCTCGACGGCAATTCCATCAGCCTGCTGCCGATCCACCAGCGCGCGCACCTCGGGCTGTCGTATCTGCCGCAGGAAGCGTCCGTGTTCCGCAAGCTTACCGTCGAGCAGAACATTCGCGCCGTGCTTGAACTGCAAACGGACGATTCCGGCAAGCGGCTGTCGAAGGACGGCATCACGCAGCGCGCGGAGGCCTTGCTCGACGAGTTGCAGATTGCGCACTTGCGCGAGAATCCGGCGCTGTCGCTGTCGGGCGGCGAGCGGCGGCGCGTCGAGATTGCACGCGCGCTCGCGACCAACCCGAGCTTCATTCTGCTCGATGAACCGTTCGCCGGCGTCGATCCGATCGCCGTGCTGGAAATTCAGAAGATCGTGAAGTTTCTGAAGCAGCGCAACATCGGCGTGCTGATCACGGACCACAACGTGCGCGAGACGCTCGGCATCTGCGACCACGCATACATCATCAGCGACGGCAGCGTGCTGGCGGCCGGCGCGCCGAGCGAGATCATCGAGAATGAAAACGTGCGGCGGGTGTATCTCGGCGAGCATTTCCGCATGTAGGGCGGACGCATCCCGCGCGGCGCACGCGATGAATTGCCGCACCGCACTGCGCGAACACAGCAAAACTTACGTGCCGCCCTCGAGGCGGCACGCGCTTTTTGGCGCTTTTTTGGATTGGCCGCGAGGTTTCGCGCGCGTGGCAAACTCTCTACAATGAAATAAAACCTCGCCATGAAAGCCAGCCTACAACTCCGCCTCTCGCAGCATCTTGCGCTCACCCCGCAACTGCAGCAGTCCATCCGGCTGCTGCAGTTGTCGACGCTCGAATTGCAGCAGGAAGTGGCCATGGCCGTGGCGCAGAACCCGCTGCTCGAAAACGACGACGACTGGATCGCCAGCCCGCTGCGCGTGGCGGCGGATGGTTCGCTGATCGCCTCGCCCGGCGCGAGCAATGCGGCGCCGGAACCGATGATGAGCAACGGCTCCGGATCGAGTTCGTCGAGTTCCGAACGGTCGGAAAGCGAGCCGCAGGGCGTCGACGAGTACAACGGCCTCGCATCCGACGGCGGCGCGGATTCGAGCAACTGGAATCTGGAAGACTACGGCCGTTCGAACAACGCCTCCGACGACGACGACCTGCCGCCGCTGCAAATCCACGAATCCACCACCACGCTGCGCGACCATCTCACCGCGCAACTGCGCATGACGAAGGCGAATCAGCGCGACCGTGCGCTGATCACGTTTCTGATCGAATCGCTGGATGAGGACGGGTACCTCACGTCGTCGCTTGAAGAGATCCAGGCCGATTTGCCGGAGGAACTTGAAGTCGATGTCGATGAACTGAGCGCGGCACTCGCCTTGCTCCAGAGCTTCGACCCGCCGGGTGTCGGCGGCCGGTCGGCATCGGAGTGTCTGAAGCTGCAGTTGCTCAGGCTCGATGCATCGCCGACGCGCACGCTCGCCCTGGAAATCGTCACGAACCATCTGGAACTGCTCGCCGCGCGAGACTTCACACGCTTGCGCAAGCAATTGAAGGCAAGCGACGACGCGCTGCGGGACGCGCACTTGCTGATCCGCTCGCTGGAGCCGTTTCCCGGCGCGGCCTACGGCAAGAGCGAAGCGGACTACGTGGTGCCGGACATTCTGGTGCGTAAATCCGCCAGCGGCTGGACGGCTGAACTGAACCCGGAGATCGTGCCGCGGCTGCGGATCAACCATCTGTACGCGAACATTTTGCGCAACAACCGTGGCGATCCGGGCAGTGGTTTATTGCGTCAACAGCTTCAGGAAGCACGCTGGCTGATCAAGAATATCCAGCAGCGTTTCGAGACGATTCTTCGCGTCGCGCAGGCGATTGTCGAGCGTCAGAAGAACTTTTTTGCGCATGGTGAAATCGCCATGCGGCCCTTGGTTTTGCGGGAGATTGCTGATACGCTGGGTTTACACGAATCGACGGTCTCCCGTGTGACGACCGGGAAGTACATGCTCACCCCATTCGGGACGCTTGAATTTAAGTACTTCTTCGGATCGCACGTTTCCACCGACACGGGCGGCGCCGCATCGTCCACGGCGATCCGGGCCCTCATCAAGCAACTGATAGGAGCGGAAGACCCCAAAACTCCTCTTTCAGACAGCCGCATCGCCGAACTGCTGGCGGAACAAGGCTTCGTGGTCGCGCGGCGCACCGTCGCCAA
This Caballeronia sp. LZ062 DNA region includes the following protein-coding sequences:
- the lptC gene encoding LPS export ABC transporter periplasmic protein LptC: MPRTRRLASLLPLLAMAALAGITYWLLQATLPSATEAPAQPKRHTPDYFADNFSVSELDTTGTTQYRLTAKSMVHYEDDENSDLTLPAVRMFQPQKPTVTATAQRGTVNGDVSIVDLYDNARILRAAGFGDPQMQADSQHFRVLVNDDVIETEKPVKLQRGPSVMTANGMNYNNVTREMKLFGNVRGAIAATDINGGSSK
- the lptA gene encoding lipopolysaccharide transport periplasmic protein LptA, which produces MNHSFPRPDGGPARATFAHRTTARVRRVMRAALAAAALVALPLACFAPAAHAEKADRDKPLNIEADNMSYDDLNQKNVFTGHVVATKGTIVIKADRVDVTQDPQGYQYATGTSAGNNLSYFRQKRDGVDEYIEGNAVRIDYDGKNDFTKLTTRAVVRRLQGLTTVQDEVRGSVITYDGQKDFYTASAGKDVASPGNPSGRVRAMLAPRSGGAAPLNGSPAALAPSNTIQGTPQQ
- the lptB gene encoding LPS export ABC transporter ATP-binding protein — translated: MNAPATPQSKPNGKSSSLAVRNLKKRYGSRTVVKDVSLDVKSGEVVGLLGPNGAGKTTSFYMIVGLVPLDAGEIDLDGNSISLLPIHQRAHLGLSYLPQEASVFRKLTVEQNIRAVLELQTDDSGKRLSKDGITQRAEALLDELQIAHLRENPALSLSGGERRRVEIARALATNPSFILLDEPFAGVDPIAVLEIQKIVKFLKQRNIGVLITDHNVRETLGICDHAYIISDGSVLAAGAPSEIIENENVRRVYLGEHFRM
- a CDS encoding RNA polymerase factor sigma-54: MKASLQLRLSQHLALTPQLQQSIRLLQLSTLELQQEVAMAVAQNPLLENDDDWIASPLRVAADGSLIASPGASNAAPEPMMSNGSGSSSSSSERSESEPQGVDEYNGLASDGGADSSNWNLEDYGRSNNASDDDDLPPLQIHESTTTLRDHLTAQLRMTKANQRDRALITFLIESLDEDGYLTSSLEEIQADLPEELEVDVDELSAALALLQSFDPPGVGGRSASECLKLQLLRLDASPTRTLALEIVTNHLELLAARDFTRLRKQLKASDDALRDAHLLIRSLEPFPGAAYGKSEADYVVPDILVRKSASGWTAELNPEIVPRLRINHLYANILRNNRGDPGSGLLRQQLQEARWLIKNIQQRFETILRVAQAIVERQKNFFAHGEIAMRPLVLREIADTLGLHESTVSRVTTGKYMLTPFGTLEFKYFFGSHVSTDTGGAASSTAIRALIKQLIGAEDPKTPLSDSRIAELLAEQGFVVARRTVAKYREALKIPAVNLRKSL